The following is a genomic window from Chitinophaga caseinilytica.
CTTGCATCCTACGGCCAGGCCACTTACGAGCGCGAATACAACGGCGGTATGGGCAGCAACGGCCTCACTTCCGCCCGTCACGACGTTTTCAATAAATCAGTAGCCGAGAAATACCCCGAATCCTACGACCCCGCTATCCCGCAGGAGCTGGTTTTCGCCGGCAAAAAATCCCTCACGGATATGATCGACGTTCCGGGATTCGGCCAGATCACCGCCGGCAAACTGGTATTGTCGCCCACGCGCACTTATGCGCCGGTGATCCGCCATATGCTGGAGCAATTCCGCCCGCAAATCCACGGTATGGTGCATTGCAGCGGCGGCGCCCAGACCAAGGTGCTGCATTTCATCGAAAACCTGCACGTCATCAAGGATAACCTGTTCCCCGTTCCCCCGCTGTTCCAGCTGATCCGCGAACAATCGGGCGCTGAATGGAGAGAAATGTACCAGGTGTTCAACATGGGCCACCGCATGGAATTGTACGTGCCCGCCGAAATCGCGGAAGACCTCATCCGCATCAGCCAGACCTACAACATCGACGCCCGCATCGTGGGCCGCGTGGAAGCCAGCGAAGGCAAGAAAGTGACCGTGAAAAGCGAATACGGTACGTTCGAATACAAATAATCGCATCAAGGCATATACGAAAAAGCCGGTGGACCATTGGTCGCCGGCTTTTTTCTTATACCTGTTATGGTAATTTGAAAGGAATATTGATGGCTTGAAACTATTGTTTTCCCGTCGTGAATGAAAATCTTATCGGAAGGTTGAATACGGTGGCGGAGGGTTTCCCGTTCAACACGCCCGGTTCCCAGTCAGGCATCATTTTCATCACCCGCAACGCTTCTTCGTCCATCCCGAACCCGGGCGATTCGCCTATGATCCCGAAGTCGGTAAGTTTCCCATCTGCCTGCACGACAAATTTTACGAAAACAGTTCCAGATTTATTTTCAAGGAGCGCTGCTTCGGGATATTGAATATTTTTCTCCAGGAAGTCTATTAACGCTTTTTCTCCACCGGGGAATTGGGGCATGGGCTCGCAGGGAAGGCAACAGATGATTGCATCCGTGGCTGGCGGCAATGGGGGTTCGACGATGCATTCGCTTGAATTGTGGACGCTTTCAAAATCTGCATCTGGCAACGGAAGTTCATTGGGTTTCAGGGAGACGGTATCCGCAGATGGCGGCTCGAACGTTGTTGTGCAACCGCCAATGGTGTAGGGAACTTCCGTTCCTGCTTCCGGCGGCGCAACGGTTTTATCTTTCGGGGAGCAGGCGGCAACTAAAGTCATCAGGCAGATCGGGATGATGGATCGGATCGTCATGGAAGGCCGTTTATATCCAGATGCGTTCCCGGGGAATTTCCACAAAGAAAAGACGCCGCAGGAATGCGGCGCCGGAAATTGTTTGCTAATTATAGTAACGGAAAAAATCTAACATTTTGTTTTTTGCCCGGGCATGAAGGGCGACTGGCCGGGCCAGAAAGAGGTGCTTTTGTCGTCGTCCACCAGTGTGTAGCGGATGGGCAGGTTGAACTCAACGTCCACTTTGCGCCCGTTTTGCACGCCGGGTTTCCATTTCGGCATTCCTTTCACGACGCGGATGGATTCTTCTTCCAGTCCGGCCCCTTTTTTGGCGCCTACGGTCGTAACGTCTGTAATGGAACCATCTTCCCTGATGATGAACTTCACGAATATGGTGCCCTCAACGCCTTTATCCGCAGCTTCATTCGGGTATTTGATTTGCGAGCTGAGGTATTTGTTCAGCGCATCGTCGCCACCGGGGAAAACAGGCGGGTTTTCCACGACGGTGAAGATTTCATTTGACGGTTTTGGGAGGGGGTGGTCAAACGGTGTTTGTTCCTTTTCCTCCGGTTTGGCTGCTACTACATCTTCTTTGTTCTGTGTGCAGGATACGGCGAAAATGAGCCCTGCGGCCAGGGGCAACGCCATCAGCTTGCGGACGGCGGCATAACGTGTGTTGTTTTTGCGGGTAAGCATCATGATTCTGCGTTTTACGGGAGGTTGGGAAAAGTGGTGAATGAGTAAGTTGGCGGAAGGGGCGCAAAGCACCTGGCGGAGGAGGTTTTCCGCATAGGCTTTCGTTTGGCCGTTGCCCGCGGGTACTTCGTCTGCTTCGAATTCGTGGACTACCTGCAGCTCGCGTTTCACGAAATGGAAGATGGGATTGGCCCAGCAGAGCGCGGTAACGAGCTCCATGAACAGCGTGTCCCAGCTATGGCCTTTGCGCACATGCGTTTGCTCGTGCTGCAGAATATGGCGGCTTTCGGCGGAATGCTGCTCTGCGGCCGGGTTCCAGAAGATGAAACGGAAAAAGCTGAAGGGCGAGGAAACGGCGGGGTGGAGGATGAGCTGGTAATGCTGGCCTTCCTGCCTGCGCCCCCCGCGGATGAGGCTGCGCAACTGCCAGACGGCATATCCGAAGCGGGCCAGTAAAGCCACCGCCACTGCAGCATAAGCGAAATACGTCCAGTGCCAGGAGCCCGTGGTAGGGCCGCCGGCGTTACCGTTGACGTTGAACGCGGATGCGGTGTATTGAAGGATGGCGGCCGAGCCGGCGGAGCTTCCGGGCAGGGGGATGCTGATGAGCGGCAGCAGGAGGCTCACGGCCGTGAGGCCCAGCAGGTAAGCCCGGTTCCAGCGGTGCTGGCGCTGGTTGCGGAGCGCCAGGCAGTAATAGGCGAACAGCAGGCCGGAACAAAGGGCCGCTTTTGCGAGGTACAGCAGGATCATGCTCATGGCGCGTCGTTTTTAGGTGGTTCGGTAGGGTTGGATTCCTTGATCTCGTCCAGCAACTGCTGCAGGTCGGAAACCGACATGTTTTTTTCCTTCACGAAAAACGAAACGAGGTTCGAGAATGAGCCGCCGAAGTACCCTTTCACGAGGTTCTTCACCGTGCGGCTGCTGTATTCGTCTTTGGAGATCAGCGCATGGTACTGGTGGCTCTTCCCGAAGGCTTTGTAACCGGCAAACCCTTTATCGACCAGTATCTTCACGAGTGTAGACACGGTGTTGTAATGCGGTTGCGGTTCGGGGAGGAAGGTGATGATGTCTTTCACGAAAGATGGGCCCAGCTCCCAAAGGGCCTGCATGATCTGTTCTTCCGCTTTTGTCAGTGTTTTCATTGTGTCGCTGTTTACGGAGTCGGTTAGTTGTGTGATGATGTTGAACTCCTGTTGTTGCTGATGAATCCTCGATGATCGGCTTGTTTCGTCAATATGTATGGCTTCGATGTCCTCTTTAATTATTTTACCTGATTTTTCGCCTGCTTTCTGCCTTCGTTGTTATATTGTGGCGCAATGCTTCCGTCCGCCGGATTTTTAACAATTTCCCGCTTGTCGTGTTTGATCAAAGCGGCGGCGAAGGAAGGAATTTCGGTTGTTGATACGAATGTATAACTATTTTCTTAGTTTACAAACTAATTTTATAGTTATTAACGTATGCGGGTCTTTGCCAGGGATTTAATTATTTTTGGATTTTAAAACAGGAAATTGATGGTTGATCAACCGATAGTTCAGCTGACGAACGCTAATATTTACCAGGGAAGTTCTTTGATCCTGTCTGACGTGAATATCTCGATCAACAAGGGTGAGTTTGTGTACCTGATCGGGAAAACGGGCACGGGCAAGTCGAGCCTGCTCAAGACGCTCTACGGCGATCTCGTGTTGCGGGAGGGGAGCGGGCAGGTGGCCGGGTTCGACCTTACGAAGATGGACTGGAAGAAGGTGCCTTACCTTCGCCGGAACCTCGGTGTGGTGTTCCAGGACTTCCAGTTGTTGACGGACCGTACCGTGCATGAGAACCTGAAATTTGCGTTGAAGGCCACGGGGTGGACGGACCAGAAGCAGATCGAGGACAAGATCGCGGACGTGTTGGAGAAGGTGGGGCTGGCTACCAAGGGGTTCAAGATGCCGTACGAGTTATCGGGCGGGGAGCAGCAGCGGGTAGACATTGCCCGGGCGCTGCTGAACGGGCCGAAGCTGATATTGGCGGATGAGCCCACGGGCAACCTGGACCCTGAAACTTCCGACGGGATCATGCAGCTGCTGTTCCGTATCTGCCGGGAAGACGGTACTACGATCGTGATGGCGACCCATGATTATATTGTGTTGCAGAAGTTCCCGTCGCGGGTGCTGCGGACGGAAAACGGGCAGGTGACGGACAATGCAGCAGTAAATTTTGCATAAGTAAAGCATTGGTTTACAGTATAGGTGGTCCAAATAATTCTATTTGGAACTTGCCATATTACTTCTTACCTTTGCACCGGAAAAATAGCGAGTAATAATTTATTTTATCAAAGATGTCTTACTTAACTGTAGAAAAGAAAGCAAATATTTTCAAGGAATTCGGTGGTAACGAAAAGAATACCGGTTCTGTGGAAGCGCAAATCGCCCTGGTTACTGAGCGTATCAACAGCATTTCCGCTCACCTGAAGCAAAATAAAAAGGACTTCTCCACTCACCGCGGTCTGATGAAGATGGTAGGTCAGAGAAAGCGCCTGCTTTCCTATCTGTCCAAAACCAACCTCTCCGGCTACCGCGCCCTCATCGAGAAGTTAGGTATCAGAAAATAATCCGAATTTATTGATAGCGCTATTCCCAACTATTCTGGTTGGGAATAGTTTTTTTGTATGTGTACCATTTTAATCCTCACACAAGTATGAATCTCACACCTACTTCGGTTAAATTTGATATAGGCGGAGGTCGTGAAGTGACGATCGAGACCGGCAAAATGGCCAGACAGGCCGATGGCGCCGTTACCGTTCGTTGCGGCGATTGTATTCTGCTGGCTACTGTGGTGGCCAATAAAGAGCCCAAAGCCGGGCAGTCTTTCTTCCCCCTTACCGTAGATTACCAGGAGAAATTCGCTTCTGCAGGCCGTATCCCGGGTTCCTTCTTCAAGCGCGAAGGCAAGTTGAGCGACTCCGAAGTGCTTGTATCCCGTTTGATCGACCGTGCCCTGCGCCCCCTGTTCCCCGATGATTATCTCTGTGATGTTCAGGTGCTGGTGACCCTCATTTCCTCCGATCCCGAAGTTATGCCCGACGCCCTCGCCGCACTGGCAGCGTCTGCCGCCCTCGCAGTGTCCGACGTGCCCATTCAGGAGATCATCTCCGAAGTGCGCATCGGCCGCATCAAAGGCGAATTCATCATCAACCCCACCCGTACCCAGCTCGCTGAAGCCGATATGGACTTCATCGTAGCCGCTACGGCGAAAAATATCATGATGGTGGAAGGCGAATCCAAAGAGTGCCAGGAAGAAGACCTCGTGAAGGCCATCGAACTCGCTCATGACGCCATCCGCATCCAGGTGAAAGCACAGGAAGAGCTCCGCGGCCTCATCGGTAACCCCGCCAAACGCGAATTCGCCCTGCCTTACGCCAACGAAGAACTGAAAGCGAAAATCGAAGCC
Proteins encoded in this region:
- the rpsO gene encoding 30S ribosomal protein S15 produces the protein MSYLTVEKKANIFKEFGGNEKNTGSVEAQIALVTERINSISAHLKQNKKDFSTHRGLMKMVGQRKRLLSYLSKTNLSGYRALIEKLGIRK
- a CDS encoding energy transducer TonB codes for the protein MTIRSIIPICLMTLVAACSPKDKTVAPPEAGTEVPYTIGGCTTTFEPPSADTVSLKPNELPLPDADFESVHNSSECIVEPPLPPATDAIICCLPCEPMPQFPGGEKALIDFLEKNIQYPEAALLENKSGTVFVKFVVQADGKLTDFGIIGESPGFGMDEEALRVMKMMPDWEPGVLNGKPSATVFNLPIRFSFTTGKQ
- a CDS encoding BlaI/MecI/CopY family transcriptional regulator, with protein sequence MKTLTKAEEQIMQALWELGPSFVKDIITFLPEPQPHYNTVSTLVKILVDKGFAGYKAFGKSHQYHALISKDEYSSRTVKNLVKGYFGGSFSNLVSFFVKEKNMSVSDLQQLLDEIKESNPTEPPKNDAP
- a CDS encoding AIR synthase related protein, translated to MDQNLYAQRGVSAGKEDVHNAIRNIDKGLFPRAFCKIIPDLLGGDEAWCNIMHADGAGTKSSLAYAYWKETGDISVWRGIAQDAIIMNTDDLLCVGATDNILLSSTIGRNKNRIPGEVIAAIINGTEEILEELRSYGMGIYSTGGETADVGDLVRTLIVDSTVTARMKRADVISNHRIQAGDVVVGLASYGQATYEREYNGGMGSNGLTSARHDVFNKSVAEKYPESYDPAIPQELVFAGKKSLTDMIDVPGFGQITAGKLVLSPTRTYAPVIRHMLEQFRPQIHGMVHCSGGAQTKVLHFIENLHVIKDNLFPVPPLFQLIREQSGAEWREMYQVFNMGHRMELYVPAEIAEDLIRISQTYNIDARIVGRVEASEGKKVTVKSEYGTFEYK
- a CDS encoding M56 family metallopeptidase, whose translation is MSMILLYLAKAALCSGLLFAYYCLALRNQRQHRWNRAYLLGLTAVSLLLPLISIPLPGSSAGSAAILQYTASAFNVNGNAGGPTTGSWHWTYFAYAAVAVALLARFGYAVWQLRSLIRGGRRQEGQHYQLILHPAVSSPFSFFRFIFWNPAAEQHSAESRHILQHEQTHVRKGHSWDTLFMELVTALCWANPIFHFVKRELQVVHEFEADEVPAGNGQTKAYAENLLRQVLCAPSANLLIHHFSQPPVKRRIMMLTRKNNTRYAAVRKLMALPLAAGLIFAVSCTQNKEDVVAAKPEEKEQTPFDHPLPKPSNEIFTVVENPPVFPGGDDALNKYLSSQIKYPNEAADKGVEGTIFVKFIIREDGSITDVTTVGAKKGAGLEEESIRVVKGMPKWKPGVQNGRKVDVEFNLPIRYTLVDDDKSTSFWPGQSPFMPGQKTKC
- a CDS encoding cell division ATP-binding protein FtsE, which codes for MVDQPIVQLTNANIYQGSSLILSDVNISINKGEFVYLIGKTGTGKSSLLKTLYGDLVLREGSGQVAGFDLTKMDWKKVPYLRRNLGVVFQDFQLLTDRTVHENLKFALKATGWTDQKQIEDKIADVLEKVGLATKGFKMPYELSGGEQQRVDIARALLNGPKLILADEPTGNLDPETSDGIMQLLFRICREDGTTIVMATHDYIVLQKFPSRVLRTENGQVTDNAAVNFA